The nucleotide window CAAACCCATCTCACTGACCCGGCACTTGAGGCCTAACTGGCAAATACTAACCAAGTCGGAACCGAAGGTGGTCCAACTCCACAATGGTGCTGCACCCACTGCTCTGAGCCCAAAGTCTTATAGCTGAGAGGGATGGGTCCTTGGAACAAACAGGGAACAGCTGGGGTGGAGTCTAGGGGTGTAACTGAATCGTGGGGCTCTTCTACTGGAATGGAAGCTGTGAAGATGTGAGCAGTCTTACAACAAACAGCCAAAGGAATCATGACTCACTCAGTGTCTTCCTGCAGGCAGGAGTGACTTCCTGTCGGTGGCCCATGTGAGCTGTGGTAATCTTGAGGTGCTGTCGCCCCTGGAGGTGACACAGACCCATGTGAGGGTGTCCATCGCCGGCCTGTCCCTGTGGGGCCTCGTGAAGAGCGTGTTCAGATTCAATGTCAAGGGACAGGTGCTGCTGTTCCTGCGGCCGGGGGAGGGCGTGGACCTGCTGTCCAAGTTGAATGTGTTTGTGCTCCCTGAGAACGTACTTCTCAGCCAGGTACGGGGgacttcctgtctctctgtctgtctaccTCCCCAACACTTCccgtctctctgcctgtctacCTCTCCAGCACTTCCTGTCTCTCTAGCACTGTCCCTCTATCTGTCTCTCCAGCacttcctgtctctgtctgtctgtttctCCAGCACAACGTCGTGGCATGTTTCTGTTCCCCCATTCCCAGCAGTGTCACCctgtcctctcctctcctccacaGGTCACCGAGCAGCAGGACTGCAGGAGCTCCCTCATTAAGACGAGCTCAACCTGTAAACTGACACCGAAAGCGACGTACAGAGTGTCCAGCAGCAGCAAGAAGACTGAGATAATCCAGCCTGAGGTAATGGTTCGCCTGTGACACAGACGGAGATCACTGGCCTTTATGACCCAAACTGTTGAGAGAGCATGAGGGAGAGACTGAAAGAtctagagagagagaagcaggaaagactcggGTCATGAAAGGGTGATCTGAGTATCATCAGTATCATCAAAACAATGAAACAGGTGGACCCATCCAGCAGATACACAGAGAAAGGAAGGGGCCCGAGTTCTGACCCGTGAAGAACACCACGGGGGGAGAAGGCCAGAGCCTCACCAGGACACTTGGAAAGAGCAGTTCAAGGGACAAGAAGAGAACCAGCCAAGAGCAGCACCTGAAATACCCAGGACAGGAAGAGGATGTGGCCAGTCATGTCAGAGGTCAAGGAGAATTGGGATAGTGGAGAGAGAAGCGgaaagcagagtcacagagtcTGTAGAGGGAGTCCAGCTGACTTCATGCTCAAAAAGGATTTGCCTGCGTGACAGACTGCTAGCTCTTTAACACAGCGTTACTGTTGTTCTTCCAGTCCGAGTGCTTTTACTGCAGTTATGGCCCGAATTTCCACCCCACATTCGAGGTGTTCCTGGCCCACGGTGCGATGAGACTGGACCTGGTGTTGCTGAAATGCGCCACAAAGGACGGAGAAAAGAGGGTGTGGAGCCGCATTGTGCAGCTGCCAGGTAACAGATCTACTGAGAACATGGTGGGTTAGAGGTCAGTATGGCCTGCTAGTGAGTGTGACAATCATGCCAGGCAATAGCTGACTTGAGATGCATCTTGTGTGTCCTGTGGGTGAGTAGTGTCTTTAGACTGTGTCCTGTGGGTGCTGTGCTGGTCAGGGTGAACATGgctctgtctctttctctctctgcagtccCTGCTGTTGAGACCAGGACCCCAAATACTTCTGCCCCTCAGAGTGAGTCCCTCTGTCCTCTTTGAGTATCTAGAGCTGGTTCCTCAGCCCTCGAGCAGCCAGTAGAAGGGTGCACCAGGAGGGGATGCCCCGGGGTAGACTTGAAGACACCGAGAAGCAGGACCTGGCCCACAGGATCGTCTCCCACTTCGGAACGGAGGTGTCTGTTCACGTCATTAAGGAAGCCATGGCCAGCATTCCTCGGAACGACCCAGTGATACAAGGATTACTGAAGCCCTTTGTGGAGCAGCTGAGATAGAGAAGGAGCGTAAGGACACCCTGTAGGACTACAGTGTTTCACCATGAGGGAGTCACTCTTGAGCAACACACAGTCGTCCTCTCTCGGCTCACAGCAACGCCCCTGAGCCACACAGAGAGCGTGAGGAaggtgaagtggaaatctaataagtaaattgattcttaaaaatgtagagagctttgaaaaaaatatattggtgcttttagataatatatttcaaggatgtaactgctgtgctacagtacgtgcaaaattttagaaaacagttcgtcaacaaagtacactgtttaggttagtttagaagacaatgtaccaaaacaatatatgctgtctgggtcattagaattagctgaaagtaactgataagctttgaataacaaatctattttttcttctctggctctatgatgtaatctgttttctcttagagaaaggggaagttttagaagggaccaagtgctgaacttttttacagcgcaacgtcttataaaaaccctgtactgcttgtaacaaattgagtctctggttgcactttgcagggctcccaatattgcaatattgaaataaagaccttactcaggtgagaactctctcttgtggcttccttgatagttatatttccatgacaaagGTCACacaggctcctctgagcctgcaCTGATCCAGCCCATGAACACAGCAGAGCTGCCACTCTGTAGCCTGATGCCCTCAGAGCTCGGAGCTCAGCAAGGCTGGGAGACTGTAAGGAAACCAGGACGCTGCTGCTGTGTGTGGAGGTTgtggaccagcaggtggcgctgttCCCTCTGGAGCTCTGTGACACTGTGCTGTTGgaggtgctgcacttcagatgAAACTTCTGTAGCACCAAGGCGTATCATAAACATTTACCAATAATCTCTGCCCTTGAGTGAACAACAGTCCAGCTCTGCTGAGTCCAGCCCCTGGGAGTGTGTCCAAGGTGGGTTTCTCTGATGAGCATCAGGTCCTGACCCATAACACAAACCAGGGGGTCCATTTTGACATCTCCCATGACAGGAAATATTCATGTGGACCCATGCTGGTGGGGTGACGGGTCTCCTCTGGAGTTGAGCTCTAGCTGGGGGTAACCGATCAAACATCTGAAAGACGAACAGCCAATGAGGAGCCTGAAGAGCTACAGCTGATGATGTCGCAGCCAATCAGCAGATGTGATCACTGGATTTGAAAAGGTACCGAACCTCCGCAGAGACTGAGGGAGAAGCACCAGAAGGAGCTGCAGAACCACCTCCGCAGGATGGAGGAGGAGATCCAGGCACGAGAGGAGAAGATCAGAGCGCTGGAGGAGAggctgagggaggagagggatgaggggaggaggagagagctggaggaggagctgaggagagagagaggggagagagaggctgcagagagagatggagggagtgagagaggagcaggagagggagaggagagagaggagacacacaggaGGGAGATGGAGGAGCTCAGGCAGCACTATGAGGAAAAGGCcagagaggagacagagagacacggAGAGACTCTccagcaggtcagtgtgtcGACAACACAGTTCActccagcaggacaggagcacaggagctgcaggagggAGATCTAGGAGATGAGAGAGACAGTAGAGAGATACAGAGAGAGAATAGAGAGACTCAATTCAGTTGTAGACAGATACAGTAAAGTAGTCTGGTATTTCAGTCCCCCGAAGCAGAAGAGACATACAAGAGATACAGGAGTGTGAATGAGAAGCTGAAGCAGCACAAGAGAGAAAGGCCACAGAAGATGATTGAGAGAAGGTGTTGCTCACTTAAAACATTCTCTAATCATATGAATGTATATCTTACTGATGTATTTAACCTAAATGAAATGAATTATGTTTAAAGAGAACAATAACAGCAGCTTTGCTCCATCCCAGCTTGTATCCAATCACAGCAGCCTCCCATCTGAAGCCCCTCCTTCTTCCCTCATCCCACTTCCTGTTCCTGTGGAGACTCCAACATGGTGGAGATGGTATCTTATCTCAATACTtctcttgaagaaggctcctttTGCCAGCATTATTGTGTAATGACATGTGATTGTTGAGTTGCCAAGTGCCTTGAACGTTTACAGATGAAGGTTTTTCTATTAATTTTAGTCAACTGAATTCCAGCTTTATCATCCTCTGTTGGGAGATGAACATTACCAAGAAAAGGGACAGTACAATAGTGTTACTTTATGTGCTGCATTGAAATGTTGAGAtttaatgtgtatatatacagtaattggaaGAAACTATTGAGATGTTTCACTGTgtatcaaacagtatttgtgtataaagatctttctcctgtttttataccttaTCAGTTTAATGGACCAATATTCTTAAGAGACTCATCAGAGAGGCTGGACTCCAGTGTCAGGGGCAGTGAGACTCTACACTGGGCACTATCAGACCAGCTCAGTGCTGTTAACCCCAGCAGTCTGTAAAGCCTGATAGAGACTCATCAGAGAGGCTGGACTCCAGAGTCAGGGGCAGTGAGACTCTACACTTGGCACTATCAGGTGATACAGACCAGCTCAGGGCTGTTAACCCAGCAGTCTGTAAAGCCTGATAGAGACTCATCAGAGAAGCTGGACTCCAGAGTCATGGGCAGTGAGACTCTACACTGGGCACTATCAGGTGACACAGACCAGCTCAGTGCTGTTAACCCCAGCAGTCTGTAAAGCCTGATAGAGACTCATCAGAGAAGCTGGACTCCAATGTCAGGGGCAGTGAGACTCTACACTGGGCACTATCTGGTGACACAGA belongs to Lepisosteus oculatus isolate fLepOcu1 chromosome 14, fLepOcu1.hap2, whole genome shotgun sequence and includes:
- the LOC138243462 gene encoding uncharacterized protein; translated protein: MASGGELEYQTTHWDMGLLSPTGQHPAGPLFDIHCPQGALTELQLPHCEIDDRRSDFLSVAHVSCGNLEVLSPLEVTQTHVRVSIAGLSLWGLVKSVFRFNVKGQVLLFLRPGEGVDLLSKLNVFVLPENVLLSQVTEQQDCRSSLIKTSSTCKLTPKATYRVSSSSKKTEIIQPESECFYCSYGPNFHPTFEVFLAHGAMRLDLVLLKCATKDGEKRVWSRIVQLPVPAVETRTPNTSAPQSESLCPL